From the Thermococcus sp. 18S1 genome, one window contains:
- a CDS encoding ABC transporter ATP-binding protein, with translation MERTPIIEMKGIVKVYPDGTKALKGVDLTVNKGEILGLLGENGAGKTTLMKILFGMLHPTSGKILIRGEEVRFKSPSDAIAHGIGMVHQHFTLVEVFDALHNIILGMEGHGAFSKIDVDRARERLQKLMDDLNFQVPLEIPVEDLPVGVQQRIEILKMLYRDVDVLILDEPTAVLTPIEVEELFRVLRQLKAEGKTIIFISHKLNEVMDLTDRVTVIRKGEVIGTVNTSEATPQLLAKMMVGRDVVLKIEKPPKEPGEPILRVENLKVMGDRGEIAVNGLSFDVRAGEIFGIAGVEGNGQTELIEAISGLRKVESGRIYLQGKDITGKGPRELYDLGMAHVPEDRTHMGLILDMTVTENSILGLHWHPRFQRFKGVINWNKAREHARSLIEQFDISAPGTEAPVKSLSGGNQQKLIVAREVSKEPIFIIAAQPTRGVDVASTEYIRNYLVKLRNEGKAVLLVSADLDEVLQLSDRMGIIYEGEFMGVVKPEEVNTEEIGMMMGGIRYEEIRK, from the coding sequence ATGGAGAGAACACCAATAATCGAGATGAAGGGAATCGTCAAGGTGTATCCGGATGGCACGAAGGCCCTCAAAGGTGTTGATCTCACGGTTAATAAAGGCGAGATTTTGGGTCTCCTCGGTGAGAACGGTGCTGGAAAGACCACCCTCATGAAGATCCTCTTCGGGATGCTCCATCCCACATCAGGTAAAATTCTCATCAGGGGCGAAGAGGTTCGCTTTAAGAGCCCCTCCGATGCCATCGCCCACGGCATCGGTATGGTTCACCAGCACTTCACGCTCGTTGAAGTTTTCGATGCCCTCCACAACATAATACTTGGAATGGAGGGCCACGGGGCGTTTTCAAAGATAGACGTCGACAGGGCAAGGGAAAGGCTCCAGAAGCTCATGGACGACCTGAACTTCCAGGTACCCCTTGAAATTCCCGTTGAGGACCTACCCGTTGGTGTTCAGCAGAGGATAGAGATCCTCAAAATGCTCTACCGCGACGTTGATGTCCTCATCCTCGATGAGCCCACTGCGGTTCTCACGCCCATAGAGGTCGAGGAGCTCTTCCGCGTCCTGAGGCAGCTCAAGGCGGAGGGCAAGACCATCATCTTCATCAGCCACAAGCTCAACGAAGTCATGGATCTCACAGACCGCGTCACCGTCATCAGGAAGGGAGAGGTTATAGGGACGGTCAACACGAGCGAGGCGACGCCTCAGCTCCTTGCCAAGATGATGGTTGGCAGGGACGTTGTCCTGAAGATAGAGAAGCCACCGAAGGAGCCCGGTGAGCCTATTCTCCGCGTCGAGAACCTCAAGGTGATGGGTGACCGTGGCGAGATTGCGGTCAACGGCCTTTCGTTCGATGTCCGCGCCGGCGAGATATTTGGAATAGCGGGCGTCGAAGGTAACGGCCAGACCGAGCTGATTGAGGCGATTTCCGGTCTCCGGAAGGTGGAGAGCGGCAGGATATACCTTCAGGGCAAGGACATCACAGGCAAGGGGCCAAGGGAGCTCTACGACCTTGGAATGGCCCACGTACCGGAGGATAGAACCCATATGGGCCTCATCCTGGACATGACTGTGACCGAAAACTCCATCCTCGGTCTCCACTGGCACCCCAGGTTCCAGCGCTTCAAGGGAGTTATAAATTGGAACAAGGCTAGAGAACACGCCAGGTCGCTCATAGAGCAGTTTGACATCTCCGCCCCGGGTACTGAGGCACCGGTTAAGTCCCTCAGCGGTGGAAACCAGCAGAAGCTCATCGTTGCGAGGGAGGTCAGCAAAGAGCCCATATTCATCATCGCGGCCCAGCCGACGCGCGGTGTCGATGTCGCCTCGACGGAGTACATAAGGAACTACCTCGTCAAGCTCAGAAACGAGGGGAAGGCCGTCCTTCTGGTTTCGGCCGATCTGGATGAGGTTCTTCAGCTCAGCGACAGGATGGGAATCATCTACGAGGGCGAGTTCATGGGTGTTGTGAAACCCGAGGAAGTGAACACGGAAGAGATAGGAATGATGATGGGAGGTATCCGCTATGAAGAAATCAGGAAGTGA
- a CDS encoding ABC transporter permease translates to MKKSGSESLKSINLRPFVESIIAILVGFIIGAIVLLAFGYNPWSAYYWLFQGALGSTYGIASTLKYATPIMLTALTFAIGTRTGIFNIGAEGSFYFGAIAAVIFTNIWDNMLFGLAMGMLLGALWALPAAVLKVYRGVHEVISTIMLNWIGWFFVLWLIVGPYANPNDPNKTIRIPVDARLPIIGYGLSIAIVIAVIAAVLTYFLLWHTTMGFGMRASGINQKAARYAGMNPKMAVMWSFLIGGLLSGLGGAMKIMGEGPGYAISQGGANIYGFGFDGIGVALVGRNHPLGIILSAIFFGMLRAGTALMQAQAHVPLEIIKVIQGIIVITVAIPSLYDLVKKAIHRGAA, encoded by the coding sequence ATGAAGAAATCAGGAAGTGAGTCCCTGAAGTCAATAAACCTCCGCCCCTTCGTTGAGAGCATCATAGCCATACTCGTAGGCTTCATCATCGGTGCAATAGTCCTCCTTGCCTTCGGATACAACCCGTGGTCCGCGTACTACTGGCTCTTCCAGGGTGCCCTTGGATCCACTTACGGAATAGCGTCCACGCTCAAGTACGCGACCCCGATAATGCTCACGGCGCTCACGTTCGCAATCGGCACGAGGACAGGAATCTTCAACATCGGTGCCGAGGGCTCATTCTACTTCGGCGCCATAGCCGCGGTGATATTCACCAACATCTGGGATAACATGCTCTTTGGCCTTGCCATGGGCATGCTCCTCGGCGCCCTCTGGGCTCTCCCAGCGGCGGTGCTCAAGGTTTACCGCGGCGTCCACGAGGTCATCTCGACAATCATGCTCAACTGGATTGGCTGGTTCTTCGTCCTCTGGCTCATAGTCGGCCCCTACGCCAACCCCAACGACCCCAACAAGACCATCAGGATACCCGTTGATGCGAGGCTTCCCATCATCGGCTACGGACTTTCGATAGCGATAGTCATTGCAGTCATTGCCGCGGTGCTCACCTACTTCCTGCTCTGGCACACCACGATGGGATTCGGCATGCGCGCCAGCGGAATAAACCAGAAAGCCGCACGCTACGCGGGAATGAATCCGAAGATGGCGGTCATGTGGTCTTTCCTCATCGGTGGTCTCCTCAGCGGCCTCGGCGGTGCCATGAAGATCATGGGAGAGGGACCAGGCTACGCCATCAGCCAGGGCGGTGCGAACATCTACGGCTTCGGTTTCGACGGAATAGGCGTTGCCCTCGTCGGAAGGAACCACCCGCTGGGCATAATCCTGTCGGCAATATTCTTCGGAATGCTCCGCGCTGGAACCGCCCTGATGCAGGCTCAGGCCCACGTCCCGCTGGAGATCATCAAGGTCATCCAGGGAATCATCGTCATAACCGTCGCCATTCCGAGCCTGTACGACCTGGTTAAGAAAGCAATCCACAGGGGGGCTGCCTGA
- a CDS encoding ABC transporter permease has protein sequence MDVGSVLSILITSLMAMVPIVLTSVGAAWSERAGVVSIGYEGVLLMSAFFGAIFAELTSNAVVGLLGGVFIGILLGMLHGALTVYLKGDHVIPGIGINLLAMGVVPFGILAYWGTAGQHQLPRDAQMWHWKTPYGELSPMVLVTILIALVTWWVLFKTPLGLRVRSVGENPEAADALGINVEKYRFWSTVYGHALAGLGGAFMSVDWLGLVHKTMSGGRGFIALANMVFSGWNPLVSLIGGWLFGFFDALAAWLAPKHIIPGQFILMLPYIMTLIIVAGIIGKARPPKWDGRPYKRE, from the coding sequence ATGGACGTTGGATCCGTTCTCTCCATCCTGATAACCTCCCTAATGGCCATGGTGCCCATAGTGCTCACGAGCGTTGGCGCCGCGTGGAGCGAGCGCGCCGGTGTGGTCAGCATCGGCTACGAGGGTGTCCTTCTGATGAGCGCCTTCTTCGGCGCGATATTCGCCGAACTGACCAGTAACGCGGTGGTGGGACTGCTTGGCGGCGTTTTCATCGGAATACTCCTCGGAATGCTGCACGGTGCCCTCACCGTCTACCTCAAGGGAGACCACGTTATCCCCGGTATAGGCATCAACCTGCTCGCCATGGGTGTCGTTCCCTTCGGTATCCTCGCCTACTGGGGAACCGCCGGCCAGCATCAGCTCCCGCGCGATGCCCAGATGTGGCACTGGAAGACACCCTACGGTGAGCTCAGTCCGATGGTTCTAGTGACCATCCTCATCGCGCTGGTCACATGGTGGGTGCTCTTCAAGACCCCGCTCGGCCTCCGCGTGCGCTCCGTCGGTGAGAACCCGGAGGCGGCCGATGCCCTGGGTATAAACGTCGAGAAGTACAGGTTCTGGTCAACGGTCTACGGACACGCCCTGGCCGGCCTCGGCGGTGCCTTCATGAGCGTTGACTGGCTCGGCCTCGTGCACAAGACCATGTCAGGAGGCAGGGGTTTCATAGCCCTCGCCAACATGGTCTTCAGTGGCTGGAACCCGCTCGTCTCCCTCATCGGCGGCTGGCTCTTCGGATTCTTCGACGCCCTTGCCGCGTGGCTCGCCCCGAAGCACATAATCCCAGGGCAGTTCATCCTCATGCTGCCCTACATAATGACCCTCATCATCGTGGCGGGCATCATCGGCAAGGCAAGGCCGCCGAAGTGGGACGGAAGGCCCTACAAGAGGGAGTGA
- a CDS encoding metal ABC transporter solute-binding protein, Zn/Mn family: MRARGLIITLILLTAAGVIPFTEASPERPLVVTSIAPVASIVQDAFGDSVEVVYIIPPGADPHEYQLTASQIELLRKADVIVTTGGHLPVEKKIAELKEEGTITGEALFLDDYKREGFRYLPERWYNDKDNPHGVWLDPANALAISRATEKALERANPAEAELYRARHRDFESRVGAIVEAYRALVGDNKTAVIQMPPDQYAIEWLGIRAVASIKPEEEVPAIGIDELLGTAEGTDLVVYAFDSPDQMKDAAKELAAKSGKPLAEITVFWSDRPYTEVLIENSAAVVKALGGGSGEILPAQRNDVGRYVAISLVVGIVLGVALGVILKK, encoded by the coding sequence ATGAGGGCGAGAGGATTGATTATCACACTCATCCTGCTAACCGCGGCAGGGGTTATCCCCTTCACCGAAGCCTCCCCTGAGAGGCCCCTCGTAGTTACCAGCATAGCCCCTGTTGCCTCAATAGTTCAGGACGCCTTCGGGGACTCCGTGGAGGTGGTTTACATAATTCCTCCCGGTGCAGACCCCCACGAGTACCAGCTAACCGCGAGCCAGATTGAACTCCTGAGGAAAGCGGACGTGATAGTAACCACCGGCGGCCATCTGCCCGTGGAGAAGAAGATAGCCGAGCTGAAGGAGGAAGGGACGATAACGGGGGAGGCGCTCTTCCTCGATGACTACAAGCGCGAGGGCTTCCGCTACCTCCCCGAACGCTGGTACAACGATAAGGACAACCCCCACGGCGTCTGGCTTGACCCCGCCAACGCCCTGGCCATATCGAGGGCGACCGAGAAGGCGCTCGAGAGGGCCAATCCCGCGGAGGCCGAGCTTTACAGGGCAAGGCACCGGGACTTCGAGAGCAGGGTTGGGGCGATAGTGGAGGCATACAGAGCGCTGGTTGGGGACAATAAAACCGCCGTCATCCAGATGCCACCTGACCAGTACGCCATTGAATGGCTCGGGATAAGGGCGGTCGCCTCAATAAAGCCCGAGGAGGAGGTTCCAGCCATAGGCATCGATGAGCTCCTCGGAACCGCCGAAGGAACCGACCTCGTGGTCTACGCCTTCGATAGCCCAGACCAAATGAAGGATGCTGCGAAGGAGCTCGCCGCCAAGAGCGGGAAGCCGCTTGCCGAGATAACGGTCTTCTGGAGCGACAGGCCTTACACGGAGGTTCTAATCGAGAACAGCGCGGCGGTGGTTAAGGCCCTCGGCGGCGGGTCGGGAGAAATCTTGCCGGCCCAGAGGAACGACGTGGGAAGGTACGTGGCAATCTCCCTGGTTGTCGGCATCGTCCTTGGCGTCGCTCTCGGGGTCATACTCAAGAAATGA
- a CDS encoding DUF4932 domain-containing protein — protein MRRLWALIILTLFIGAAAPQATGYDVTERVSVEISPNSELLSVVYYLAFGRSDPFVIDRGGYLDEVDSYFAPYRNHRAVQMLREHLEKAVSISEKDMRLFYTEYYLLLCTEPPELRPWGNIDDPWTLDFIEALRDFARESDFMTFYRTHQDYYWEDLGIYVNALSLLPPDGFMGRYTDVSNVRFEFQHPFLVAIHGHSFNPFRDGVQVYGAGGMVPLVRRDPQRTVWSYRTARDTMFGLPLNKDYVNNTGLDELIYLGFVYHELGHDITLPGLYANYGDTYSLAYLEDTIEEDMPYLARYDIHFWDRTGMIYEGFADGWLDFALSGVDPDYAALAVWLQRAWGEFWIDEVLQLYGEYTAMSVQNSVPIGEYVDEMLTDLREMVPQEEARKFYEERVPVTPLRAFDRSAVDGRVVVVYGTQNPDPLGVERDMETAEAIAENLRVFYAQWNGTIEVQIKADANVTNDDLGSNLVLVGGPYSNALVNELDDNFPLRFVPAGNGHWILEKNHDWEVYSYILTENADDPVVTGELGDVTGAAVIMAVRNPYAPGNYIVWVAGEDRNLTALFQNPTYYLSSYEIWSEKGIEMGFYVQPLASS, from the coding sequence ATGAGGCGACTGTGGGCTTTAATAATCCTTACGCTCTTCATCGGAGCGGCCGCACCGCAGGCGACCGGCTACGATGTGACCGAACGGGTGAGCGTCGAGATAAGTCCCAACTCCGAGCTGCTGAGCGTCGTCTACTACCTCGCCTTTGGACGGAGCGACCCCTTCGTCATAGACCGCGGCGGCTATCTCGATGAGGTTGATTCGTACTTCGCCCCCTACAGGAACCACCGCGCTGTTCAGATGCTGCGGGAGCACCTTGAAAAGGCCGTTTCTATCTCTGAGAAGGACATGAGGCTGTTCTACACCGAGTATTATCTCCTCCTATGCACGGAGCCTCCCGAACTGCGCCCCTGGGGGAACATCGACGACCCCTGGACGCTCGACTTCATCGAGGCCCTCAGGGACTTCGCGAGGGAAAGCGACTTCATGACATTTTACAGAACCCACCAGGATTACTACTGGGAGGACCTGGGGATATACGTGAACGCCCTCTCGCTCCTCCCGCCCGACGGGTTCATGGGCCGCTACACCGACGTTTCCAACGTCCGCTTCGAGTTCCAGCATCCGTTCCTGGTGGCGATACACGGCCACAGCTTCAACCCCTTCAGGGACGGCGTCCAGGTGTACGGTGCCGGTGGAATGGTGCCCCTCGTCAGGCGCGATCCCCAGAGGACGGTCTGGAGCTACAGGACGGCGAGGGACACGATGTTCGGTCTGCCCCTCAACAAGGACTACGTGAACAACACTGGCCTCGACGAGCTTATCTATCTGGGCTTCGTCTACCACGAGCTTGGCCACGACATTACCCTGCCAGGTCTCTACGCCAACTACGGCGACACATACTCGCTGGCCTACCTGGAGGACACGATAGAGGAAGACATGCCCTATCTCGCTCGCTACGACATTCACTTCTGGGACCGCACGGGAATGATATACGAGGGCTTCGCCGACGGCTGGCTGGACTTCGCGCTCTCCGGCGTGGACCCCGACTACGCGGCCCTGGCGGTGTGGCTCCAGAGGGCCTGGGGCGAGTTCTGGATAGACGAGGTGCTTCAGCTTTACGGCGAGTACACTGCAATGAGCGTCCAGAACTCCGTTCCCATCGGCGAGTACGTGGACGAGATGCTCACTGACCTGAGGGAGATGGTTCCGCAGGAGGAGGCCAGGAAGTTCTACGAGGAGCGCGTGCCCGTAACCCCGCTGAGGGCCTTCGACAGGAGCGCGGTTGATGGGAGGGTCGTGGTGGTCTACGGAACCCAGAACCCCGACCCCTTGGGGGTCGAGAGGGACATGGAGACTGCCGAGGCTATAGCGGAGAACCTCAGGGTCTTTTACGCGCAGTGGAACGGCACCATTGAAGTCCAGATAAAGGCCGACGCGAACGTCACCAACGATGACCTGGGATCGAACCTGGTGCTCGTGGGCGGGCCCTACTCGAACGCCCTCGTGAACGAGCTGGACGATAACTTCCCACTCCGCTTCGTGCCAGCCGGCAACGGCCACTGGATCCTCGAGAAGAACCATGACTGGGAGGTCTACTCCTACATCCTGACCGAGAACGCCGACGACCCGGTCGTCACTGGAGAGCTTGGGGACGTTACCGGGGCCGCGGTGATAATGGCCGTGAGGAACCCATACGCCCCAGGAAATTACATCGTCTGGGTGGCGGGGGAAGACAGGAACCTGACGGCCCTCTTCCAGAACCCGACCTACTACCTGAGCAGCTACGAAATATGGAGTGAAAAGGGAATAGAAATGGGTTTCTACGTTCAGCCGCTGGCGTCTTCCTGA
- a CDS encoding phosphoribosyltransferase translates to MKKFPAYLASWDDIERWAKEGAWKILEDGWKPDVVVGLARGGWVAARLYCDYLGIKDLVSLKVEHWGVTATPDGKAKLKYGTNYDLSGKKVLIVDDISDTGESLTLAKNYIEGKEPAEIRVATLLTIRGSRFKPDYYGEEIDWAWIVFPWNFVEDMINLVGNLFEEKEALTTDEIIDLFKELHGMEVPKGKLEEALRMAERRKVFKFREGAWRKA, encoded by the coding sequence ATGAAGAAGTTTCCGGCTTATCTCGCTTCTTGGGACGATATAGAAAGGTGGGCAAAGGAAGGCGCCTGGAAGATTCTCGAAGACGGCTGGAAGCCCGATGTCGTGGTCGGGCTCGCCAGAGGAGGCTGGGTTGCAGCGAGGCTCTACTGCGACTACCTCGGCATCAAGGACCTGGTCAGCCTCAAGGTCGAGCACTGGGGCGTCACAGCGACCCCGGACGGGAAGGCAAAGCTCAAGTACGGCACCAACTACGACCTGAGCGGCAAGAAGGTTCTCATCGTCGACGACATCAGCGACACTGGTGAGAGCCTGACGCTCGCCAAGAACTACATCGAGGGCAAGGAACCGGCCGAGATAAGGGTCGCCACGCTCCTCACCATCAGGGGTTCGCGCTTCAAGCCCGACTACTACGGCGAGGAGATCGATTGGGCGTGGATAGTCTTCCCGTGGAACTTCGTTGAGGACATGATAAACCTCGTTGGCAACCTCTTTGAGGAGAAGGAAGCCCTAACCACCGATGAAATCATCGACCTGTTCAAGGAGCTCCACGGGATGGAAGTCCCGAAGGGCAAGCTTGAAGAAGCCCTCAGAATGGCGGAGCGCAGGAAAGTTTTTAAGTTCCGCGAGGGAGCCTGGCGCAAAGCCTGA
- the cysS gene encoding cysteine--tRNA ligase — MAIRVYNTLTKQKEEFRPLRDGEVRMYVCGPTVYDYTHLGHARTYVAFDVIRRYLEHRGYSVLVVMNFTDIDDKIIRRANETGEDPKELAEKFLRLFLEDMEALKVKPADVYPRVTEHMDDIIEFVRKLQEKGYAYEGSDGVYFEVQRFRDYGKLSGIKLEELRKGARVEPGEGKKNPEDFALWKKAKPGEPKWESPWGEGRPGWHIECSTMSTKYLGESFDIHGGGNDLIFPHHENEIAQTEACTGHEWVKYWLHTGFLMVNGEKMSKSLGNFVTIREMLERYDPEVIRLFILQRHYRSPLDYTEEGMEHAKNNLERLYNTLENIRVAMERADIAFKWGQEEFEAYEAIRNAREKFHEAMDDDFNTAEALKAVFEASNAVNRYLTRAEKPKESILRKALEFFRMVSEVFGIFEDYFREQRAGEEEALIQLLIDVRAQLRKEKNFALADKIRAQLREMGIQLEDTPQGTVWKRVKV, encoded by the coding sequence ATGGCCATAAGAGTGTACAACACCCTGACAAAGCAGAAGGAGGAGTTCAGGCCTTTGAGAGACGGGGAGGTCAGGATGTACGTCTGTGGGCCAACGGTTTACGATTACACTCACCTCGGCCACGCCAGAACCTACGTGGCCTTCGACGTTATCCGGAGATACCTTGAGCACCGCGGCTACAGCGTTCTCGTGGTTATGAACTTCACAGACATCGACGATAAAATCATCCGCAGGGCGAATGAAACCGGTGAAGACCCCAAGGAGCTCGCCGAGAAGTTCCTTCGCCTCTTCCTTGAGGACATGGAGGCCCTGAAGGTCAAGCCCGCCGACGTCTATCCGCGCGTCACAGAGCACATGGACGACATTATAGAGTTCGTGAGGAAGCTCCAGGAGAAGGGCTACGCCTACGAGGGAAGCGACGGCGTTTACTTTGAGGTTCAGAGGTTCAGGGACTATGGAAAGCTCAGCGGAATAAAGCTCGAGGAGCTCAGGAAGGGAGCACGCGTCGAGCCCGGCGAGGGCAAGAAGAACCCTGAAGACTTTGCCCTCTGGAAGAAGGCCAAGCCCGGAGAGCCCAAATGGGAAAGCCCCTGGGGCGAGGGAAGGCCGGGCTGGCACATAGAGTGCTCCACTATGAGCACCAAGTACCTCGGCGAGAGCTTCGACATCCACGGCGGCGGCAACGACCTCATCTTCCCGCACCACGAGAACGAGATAGCCCAGACAGAGGCCTGCACGGGGCACGAGTGGGTCAAGTACTGGCTCCACACCGGCTTCCTGATGGTGAACGGGGAAAAGATGAGCAAGAGCCTCGGCAACTTCGTGACTATCAGAGAAATGCTGGAGCGCTACGACCCCGAGGTCATAAGGCTGTTCATCCTCCAGAGGCACTACCGCTCGCCGCTTGACTACACTGAGGAGGGCATGGAGCACGCCAAGAACAACCTCGAGAGGCTCTACAACACCCTCGAGAACATCCGCGTGGCCATGGAGCGGGCCGATATCGCATTCAAGTGGGGCCAGGAAGAGTTCGAGGCCTACGAGGCTATAAGGAACGCGAGGGAGAAGTTCCATGAGGCGATGGACGACGACTTCAACACCGCCGAAGCGTTAAAGGCCGTGTTCGAGGCGAGCAACGCGGTCAACAGGTACCTAACGAGGGCAGAAAAGCCGAAGGAGAGCATCCTCCGCAAGGCGCTGGAGTTCTTCAGGATGGTCAGCGAGGTCTTTGGCATCTTCGAGGACTACTTCAGGGAGCAGAGGGCGGGCGAGGAGGAGGCCCTTATTCAGCTCCTCATCGACGTCCGCGCCCAGCTCAGGAAGGAGAAGAACTTCGCCCTGGCGGACAAGATAAGGGCCCAGCTCAGGGAGATGGGTATTCAGCTCGAGGACACCCCGCAGGGAACGGTTTGGAAGAGGGTTAAGGTCTGA
- a CDS encoding peptidylprolyl isomerase — protein sequence MMKVQKGDVIRLHYTGRVKETGEVFDTTYEEVAKEAGIYNENGIYGPVPIAVGAGHVLGGLDEQLEGLEVGKKYEIIVPPEKGFGKRDPKLIKTFTLGQFRRQGIYPFPGMPVEIETESGRKLKGRVLTVSGGRVRVDFNHPYAGKHLIYEAEVVEKIEDPIEKVKALIELRMPMVDTEKVIIEVGEKDVTVDFSNAGLDKNTLVLGEILLESDLKFIGYEEVNFKPGVDELLKPPEETSEKETEVIELEEEVSEPLVEKTEESETKVEEKEKEEVKETEEPSRENAEEAPAEEAETAEKKEETKKETEKKTKKKTTRKSTSRKSTKGRKTRRTTTKKTTSKKKTKAAEEKKSESKEE from the coding sequence ATGATGAAGGTTCAGAAGGGAGACGTCATAAGGCTTCACTACACCGGAAGGGTCAAGGAGACCGGCGAGGTCTTTGACACCACCTACGAGGAGGTTGCCAAGGAAGCCGGAATCTACAACGAGAACGGTATTTACGGCCCGGTTCCGATAGCCGTCGGCGCCGGTCACGTCCTCGGCGGCCTCGACGAGCAGCTCGAGGGCCTCGAGGTCGGGAAGAAGTATGAGATAATCGTCCCACCCGAGAAGGGTTTTGGAAAGCGCGACCCCAAGCTCATAAAGACCTTTACCCTCGGTCAGTTCAGGAGGCAGGGCATCTACCCGTTCCCGGGAATGCCGGTTGAGATCGAGACCGAGAGCGGCAGGAAGCTCAAGGGCCGCGTCCTCACCGTCAGCGGCGGCCGTGTCAGGGTTGATTTCAACCACCCCTACGCCGGCAAGCACCTCATCTACGAGGCAGAGGTTGTTGAGAAGATTGAGGATCCGATAGAGAAGGTCAAGGCCCTGATAGAGCTCCGCATGCCGATGGTGGATACCGAGAAGGTCATCATCGAGGTCGGCGAGAAGGACGTCACCGTGGACTTCAGCAACGCCGGACTTGACAAGAACACCCTTGTCCTCGGCGAGATACTCCTCGAGAGCGACCTCAAGTTCATCGGCTACGAGGAGGTTAACTTCAAGCCTGGTGTTGACGAGCTCCTCAAGCCGCCAGAGGAGACCTCGGAGAAGGAAACTGAAGTCATAGAGCTCGAGGAAGAGGTCAGCGAGCCCCTCGTTGAGAAGACCGAGGAGAGCGAGACCAAGGTCGAGGAAAAGGAGAAGGAAGAGGTAAAGGAGACAGAGGAGCCCTCCAGGGAGAATGCCGAGGAGGCTCCCGCTGAGGAGGCCGAGACGGCCGAGAAGAAGGAAGAGACCAAGAAGGAGACCGAGAAGAAGACCAAGAAGAAGACCACCAGGAAGAGCACCTCCAGAAAGAGCACCAAGGGCAGGAAGACCAGGAGAACGACGACCAAGAAGACCACCAGCAAGAAGAAGACCAAGGCGGCCGAGGAGAAGAAGAGCGAGTCCAAGGAGGAGTGA
- the mrtA gene encoding CPBP family archaeomyxosortase MrtA, with amino-acid sequence MKFRRNPYVLYALSIPFILAVRYSGGGLFIWAGYNVLFYFVLPLILAYALGFGRWELGVQKGRLSEYRWALFLFIATIPLSLYGTTIPSMKEYYPIFEYSGPLDFIVKELAVGAIMFAHEAFYRGIILFPLAKRNEWLGILAQDVPYALVHIGKPGIEVPYSFVAGIVFAKLDLRAGSFLPSFLLHWLGSVLFDVLCVLL; translated from the coding sequence ATGAAATTCAGACGCAACCCGTACGTTCTCTACGCACTCTCGATACCGTTTATCCTCGCAGTCCGCTACAGCGGAGGCGGGCTTTTCATCTGGGCAGGTTACAACGTCCTGTTCTACTTTGTCCTCCCCCTGATCCTGGCGTATGCCCTCGGCTTCGGGCGGTGGGAGCTGGGGGTTCAGAAGGGCAGGCTTTCCGAGTACCGGTGGGCTCTCTTCCTTTTCATCGCCACCATTCCGCTGAGCCTCTACGGCACGACGATTCCATCGATGAAGGAGTACTATCCTATATTCGAATACTCGGGACCGCTTGATTTCATCGTCAAGGAGCTGGCCGTTGGAGCCATAATGTTCGCCCACGAGGCGTTTTACAGGGGGATAATACTCTTCCCCCTTGCGAAGAGGAACGAGTGGCTTGGAATTCTGGCGCAGGATGTTCCCTACGCCCTCGTTCACATTGGAAAGCCTGGCATAGAGGTCCCCTATTCGTTCGTGGCGGGGATAGTCTTCGCCAAGCTCGACCTTCGGGCCGGGAGCTTCCTTCCCAGCTTTCTCCTTCACTGGCTCGGTTCGGTGCTCTTCGACGTCCTGTGTGTCCTCCTGTAG